One window from the genome of Thalassospira xiamenensis M-5 = DSM 17429 encodes:
- a CDS encoding HlyD family type I secretion periplasmic adaptor subunit, with product MNRVINVDNRGEVMIPEDPQPAWYQVLDEERTASRQSLRKPIMAGIIVIAVGFGGFFSWAFTAELDSAAVASGSIIVDSRKKVVNHFEGGILKKLLVEEGDRVKAGQTLMLLDGTRSESELGQLRGERYGLIAKLARLRAEQSGRGEIDFPEQILNAEQDYVADILLDEKRLFGKRNEVYDAKRNAQAKQIEQFDAEARALESQINARTRQEKLVAEQLKGIRQLAEKGFATRTQLVEIENNWSDLVGDMGEFKAQKAAAEQQKAEAEINLASIEMEWQSDIATEIQEAQLALNDVTQRIRASEDVLNRREVKAPQDGIVANIQIRTPGGVISPAEPIMDIIPENEPLLIEAMINRQDIDSVHVGSKAQIKLTAYSQRRLAPLDGEVRYVAADQTVDEKRDSSYYIVRAAINPDALAKRDDIEIRPGMPADILILKSPRRAIDYLIDPITESMSRAFRED from the coding sequence ATGAACCGAGTGATCAATGTCGACAACCGTGGCGAGGTCATGATTCCCGAAGACCCGCAACCAGCATGGTATCAGGTCCTTGACGAAGAGCGCACCGCGTCGCGTCAAAGCCTGCGAAAGCCGATCATGGCGGGAATCATCGTTATTGCCGTCGGGTTTGGCGGCTTCTTTTCCTGGGCTTTTACGGCCGAACTCGACAGTGCTGCAGTGGCATCGGGCTCTATCATTGTTGATTCCCGCAAAAAGGTTGTGAACCATTTCGAAGGCGGCATTTTGAAGAAGCTGCTGGTTGAAGAAGGTGATCGCGTCAAGGCGGGGCAAACATTGATGTTGCTGGATGGAACACGCAGTGAGTCCGAGTTGGGCCAGCTGCGCGGTGAACGATATGGGCTTATCGCCAAGCTTGCCCGACTTCGCGCGGAGCAAAGTGGCCGTGGTGAAATCGATTTTCCCGAGCAAATACTGAATGCGGAGCAGGATTATGTGGCCGATATCTTGCTGGATGAAAAGCGATTGTTCGGCAAGCGCAATGAGGTTTACGATGCCAAGCGAAATGCCCAAGCCAAGCAAATAGAACAATTTGATGCCGAGGCGCGCGCACTGGAATCCCAGATAAATGCCCGCACCCGTCAGGAAAAGCTTGTTGCCGAGCAGCTCAAGGGCATCAGGCAGCTTGCGGAAAAGGGCTTCGCGACGCGTACCCAGTTGGTCGAGATAGAAAACAACTGGTCTGACCTTGTCGGGGATATGGGCGAGTTCAAGGCCCAAAAAGCCGCCGCCGAACAGCAAAAGGCTGAGGCCGAAATCAATCTTGCCTCGATTGAAATGGAATGGCAAAGCGATATCGCGACAGAAATCCAGGAAGCGCAACTGGCACTGAATGATGTGACCCAGCGTATCCGCGCCAGCGAGGATGTTCTGAACCGGCGCGAAGTCAAGGCACCGCAGGACGGTATTGTTGCCAATATTCAGATTCGCACGCCGGGTGGCGTGATCAGTCCGGCGGAACCCATCATGGATATCATCCCGGAAAACGAGCCGCTTCTGATCGAAGCCATGATCAACCGTCAGGACATTGATTCGGTTCATGTCGGATCAAAAGCCCAAATCAAGCTTACGGCATATAGTCAGCGCCGGTTGGCACCGCTTGACGGCGAAGTCCGCTATGTTGCCGCCGACCAGACGGTCGATGAAAAACGCGATTCTTCCTATTACATCGTTCGGGCCGCAATTAACCCCGATGCATTGGCAAAACGCGATGATATCGAAATTCGACCGGGTATGCCGGCCGACATTCTGATCCTGAAATCCCCCAGAAGGGCGATCGACTATCTGATTGATCCGATCACTGAAAGCATGAGCAGGGCCTTCCGCGAGGACTGA
- a CDS encoding calcium-binding protein — translation MATLEGGAFDDALLGSRFSDVIFGRGGDDTIFGQGDDDVLFGEEGDDVLFGGAGNDVAIGGEGDDILFGGSGDDVLMGDSGSDLLIGGSGEDVLSGGAGDDTLLGGSDNDVLDGGAGDDLMVGGGGDDIMLGGAGDDQLLGGSGDDVLQGGDGNDVLLGGSGDDVLDGGAGDDLLVGGSGSDTFVFTGGGGNDVVLDFTVGEDMLSISSNINDTGIESADDIAARASQVGANTVIDLGNGDSITLNNVDAEDVQDNPDSFFSVQ, via the coding sequence ATGGCAACTCTCGAAGGCGGCGCCTTTGATGATGCGCTTCTAGGGTCTCGTTTCAGCGACGTGATTTTCGGACGTGGCGGTGACGATACAATCTTCGGACAAGGTGATGACGATGTTCTGTTCGGTGAAGAGGGCGATGACGTTCTGTTCGGCGGCGCAGGAAACGATGTCGCGATTGGTGGCGAAGGTGACGATATCCTGTTCGGTGGATCGGGTGACGATGTGCTGATGGGGGATTCCGGCAGCGACCTGTTGATAGGTGGCTCTGGCGAAGACGTACTGTCAGGTGGTGCCGGTGACGACACCCTGCTTGGCGGTTCGGACAATGATGTCCTTGATGGTGGCGCAGGCGATGATCTTATGGTCGGCGGTGGCGGCGATGACATCATGCTGGGCGGTGCAGGCGACGATCAGTTGCTGGGCGGTTCTGGGGACGATGTTCTCCAGGGTGGCGATGGCAATGACGTCCTGCTTGGCGGCTCCGGGGACGATGTCCTTGACGGTGGTGCCGGGGACGACCTGCTGGTCGGTGGCTCGGGTAGCGATACCTTTGTCTTCACCGGTGGCGGCGGCAACGACGTCGTGCTCGACTTCACGGTTGGTGAAGACATGCTTTCCATTAGCAGCAACATCAATGATACCGGCATTGAAAGTGCCGATGATATTGCCGCGCGTGCATCGCAGGTTGGCGCCAATACTGTTATCGACCTTGGCAATGGGGATTCCATCACCCTCAACAATGTCGATGCAGAAGACGTCCAGGACAATCCGGATAGCTTCTTCAGCGTCCAGTAA
- a CDS encoding glycosyltransferase: MLEFASSDAVRTTGDAPDVCLLNPETLLLIWDMPTRLWAVPKLETTEGKAISPQATLRLPLNGGGTRLLRLIRRPKDEPVSFLAEAGTLGRKDEITIDPEGDFEFANASMLLEDVTPSGRLSLMSALLGAWASMFRTRRSKSYTAFLNKLVSEIVDTPQRAKAVAKLSDQQILISAGLPVAFGDIEAVYIVSSFGFRRLAVPPHESSEGPQGKKQTYMIADRDGTENGAYLVVTGGRALAIRHLAATPVLPSLSRWWLARGKSDADLREYIIGAMARGDTKARKAALEFQLRCPLSSQRVTGGGGLPSGEVDLAVTTARGTLIGGWYRDPAEMIASIDILDSKGTAHPFGDGFYRYAGNVMDDDRTVSATGFVGFYRDIQSQVPILQPRSLMRLTSGSRHLMVPTAQPIDPAEARARILRAVPPQHLTDEIIENCLAPVIGDLQQKLLAAAKTDRTIEFGEQLKEPAVSIVVPLYRVLDFLRAQVGAFACDPWISRYCEVIYVLDSPEQAEECEHLLRGLHLLYDMPMRLVVMTRNGGYARACNSGAEQARSDLIAMLNSDVIPYQVGWLELMASKMGGPQDVAAVGPKLLFEDGSLQHAGMYFARNERGQWLNHHFYKGLPDQFRDANVERSVPGITGACMLLHRGTFNDVGGFTEDYVIGDYEDSDLCLKIRKADFDIKYVPDASLYHFERKSISTHTDYMLGVATQYNAWLHASRWSDMLEDFHKNDVPQNRPQNRVSDKDDQGEAA, from the coding sequence ATGCTTGAATTTGCCTCGTCCGATGCTGTGCGGACGACCGGTGACGCGCCGGACGTTTGCCTGCTTAACCCGGAAACATTGCTTCTGATCTGGGATATGCCGACCCGCTTGTGGGCGGTGCCCAAACTTGAAACTACCGAAGGCAAGGCAATCTCGCCGCAAGCCACACTGCGTTTGCCGCTTAATGGTGGCGGCACGCGACTTCTGCGCCTGATCCGTCGGCCCAAGGACGAACCGGTTTCGTTCCTGGCAGAAGCAGGGACTCTTGGCCGCAAAGATGAAATCACCATTGATCCGGAAGGTGATTTTGAATTTGCCAATGCGAGCATGCTGCTTGAAGACGTGACGCCATCGGGACGCTTGTCTCTTATGTCTGCGCTGCTTGGTGCGTGGGCAAGCATGTTTCGTACCCGCCGAAGCAAAAGTTACACCGCATTTCTCAATAAACTGGTTTCCGAAATTGTCGATACGCCACAGCGCGCCAAAGCGGTCGCAAAACTCTCAGATCAGCAGATACTGATCTCGGCCGGGCTGCCGGTGGCGTTTGGTGACATCGAAGCTGTTTATATCGTGTCCTCGTTCGGATTCCGCCGTCTGGCTGTTCCGCCACATGAAAGCAGCGAGGGGCCCCAAGGCAAAAAACAGACCTACATGATCGCTGATCGCGACGGCACTGAGAACGGTGCCTATCTCGTCGTGACCGGCGGACGCGCGCTGGCCATTCGCCATCTGGCGGCGACGCCAGTTTTGCCCTCGTTGTCGCGATGGTGGCTGGCGCGCGGCAAATCCGATGCCGATCTGCGTGAATATATCATTGGCGCAATGGCGCGTGGCGATACCAAGGCCAGAAAGGCCGCGCTTGAATTCCAGCTACGCTGTCCGCTTTCAAGCCAGCGGGTTACGGGTGGCGGTGGCTTGCCCAGTGGTGAGGTCGACCTTGCCGTAACTACTGCGCGTGGCACCCTGATTGGCGGCTGGTATCGTGATCCGGCTGAAATGATCGCCAGCATCGATATTCTTGACAGCAAAGGCACAGCCCATCCATTCGGCGATGGTTTTTATCGTTATGCCGGGAATGTCATGGATGACGACCGAACGGTTTCGGCCACCGGGTTTGTCGGGTTTTATCGTGACATTCAAAGCCAGGTACCGATCCTTCAACCACGCAGTTTGATGCGACTGACCTCGGGCAGTCGTCATCTGATGGTGCCAACCGCCCAGCCGATTGACCCGGCAGAGGCGCGGGCACGCATCCTGCGTGCGGTCCCACCGCAGCACCTGACTGACGAGATCATTGAAAACTGTCTGGCTCCGGTCATTGGTGATTTGCAGCAGAAATTGCTTGCTGCTGCCAAAACGGATCGAACTATCGAGTTTGGTGAGCAGCTTAAAGAGCCCGCTGTTTCGATTGTTGTGCCGCTGTATCGGGTGCTCGATTTCCTGCGTGCTCAGGTTGGTGCCTTTGCCTGTGACCCTTGGATTTCACGGTATTGCGAAGTGATTTACGTTCTGGATTCTCCGGAACAGGCAGAAGAGTGCGAACATCTGCTGCGTGGGTTGCATCTGCTTTATGACATGCCGATGCGTCTGGTGGTCATGACCCGAAATGGGGGATATGCACGGGCCTGCAATTCAGGTGCCGAACAGGCTCGGTCAGACCTGATCGCGATGCTGAATTCGGATGTCATTCCCTATCAGGTTGGCTGGCTGGAATTGATGGCCTCAAAAATGGGCGGTCCGCAGGATGTCGCCGCGGTCGGGCCAAAGCTTTTGTTCGAAGATGGTTCGTTACAGCATGCCGGAATGTATTTTGCCCGCAATGAACGCGGACAATGGCTGAACCATCATTTCTATAAAGGGCTGCCCGATCAGTTCCGTGACGCCAATGTTGAACGATCCGTTCCCGGGATCACCGGGGCCTGCATGCTGTTGCATCGTGGCACGTTCAATGATGTCGGTGGCTTTACCGAAGATTACGTGATCGGCGATTACGAGGACAGTGACCTTTGCCTCAAAATCCGCAAGGCCGATTTCGATATCAAATATGTACCTGACGCCAGCCTTTATCATTTCGAGCGAAAGTCGATCTCGACCCACACCGATTACATGCTTGGTGTGGCGACGCAATACAACGCCTGGCTTCATGCCTCGCGCTGGTCAGACATGCTCGAAGATTTCCACAAAAACGATGTTCCACAGAACCGGCCGCAAAACCGTGTTTCAGATAAAGATGATCAAGGAGAAGCGGCATGA
- a CDS encoding class I SAM-dependent methyltransferase, whose product MSQVLAFSNHDEPVLDAKSEQHLDWLCEQIIANRFLPVPPEEAVFVGDGDYRAIGAEFLGHFVRRAGLMPDHDVLDIGCGIGRMAVPLTQYLDASNAIYEGIDPVANGIEWCKRTISPAYPNFGFQTQDVKNALYNPEGSIGGRGMRLPFQDGAFDFTAMISVATHLPPEEIETYCAEVFRVLRPGGKLFLTAFIIRDPQELSYPGCDPRLTSLERLENQPCWHLKGENPMAAVGFDDGFIDGAMSAAGFTLKSKSFGTWHGDQADHYQDFLIAEKPRRNA is encoded by the coding sequence ATGAGCCAGGTTCTGGCATTTTCCAACCATGATGAACCGGTGCTCGACGCCAAAAGCGAACAGCATCTGGACTGGCTTTGCGAGCAGATCATCGCCAATCGTTTTCTGCCGGTACCGCCCGAAGAAGCCGTTTTTGTCGGCGATGGCGACTATCGTGCCATCGGTGCCGAATTTCTGGGGCATTTTGTCCGTCGGGCGGGCCTTATGCCTGACCATGATGTGCTTGATATCGGGTGCGGCATAGGGCGGATGGCGGTGCCACTGACCCAGTATCTTGATGCGTCCAATGCGATCTACGAAGGCATTGACCCGGTTGCAAACGGGATTGAATGGTGCAAGCGCACGATTTCACCCGCTTATCCAAATTTTGGTTTCCAGACGCAGGACGTCAAAAACGCGCTGTATAATCCCGAAGGATCCATCGGCGGGCGTGGCATGCGGTTGCCTTTTCAGGATGGTGCATTCGATTTCACCGCAATGATCTCGGTGGCAACCCACTTGCCGCCTGAAGAAATCGAAACCTATTGCGCCGAGGTGTTCCGCGTGCTGCGCCCGGGCGGGAAGCTGTTTCTGACGGCCTTTATCATTCGTGATCCTCAGGAACTTTCATATCCCGGCTGCGACCCGCGTTTAACCAGTCTTGAGAGACTTGAAAACCAGCCGTGCTGGCATCTTAAGGGTGAAAACCCGATGGCGGCTGTTGGCTTTGATGATGGTTTCATCGACGGCGCGATGAGTGCCGCCGGATTTACCCTGAAATCCAAAAGTTTCGGAACCTGGCACGGTGATCAGGCCGATCATTACCAGGACTTCCTGATTGCAGAAAAACCGCGGAGGAACGCATGA
- a CDS encoding glycosyltransferase family 4 protein: MNPRIMVLAHNHPDLHPGGTEIFAHDLFNAYKRAGCEAIFIGATNDIHRERRPGTSFQAINDAGDEMLFWAGHFDRFNMSQTDLYAVAPNFTELLKTWDPDVVHIHHLVLWGIELPMLIRRVLPHCQIVMTLHDYYAICPNDGLMIHRGTRQRYLEADRIGKRCGLDGIAPERFSMRTVNLRNHLRVVDRFLSPSAFLRDRYVDWGIDPAKIEVMHNGRPSVPAAPKRDMGAGMPNVFGYFGNLNPWKGADVLLEASQKLAADDVDFELRIHGGAPFQTVAFNEKIDGLFDATGSKVHRMGAYERADIPELMARVDWIVVPSIWWENAPLVIQEAFQHGRPVITSGIGGMAEMVRDGHDGIHVRADDPADLARVMKDCATNPKLWKKLSGHVRPPAGIDDVAQKHLVLFRKMIRPDFVAA; encoded by the coding sequence ATGAACCCACGCATCATGGTTCTGGCTCATAATCATCCCGATTTGCATCCTGGCGGCACCGAGATTTTCGCCCACGATCTGTTTAATGCCTATAAGCGGGCAGGGTGCGAAGCCATTTTCATTGGCGCGACCAACGATATCCATCGTGAACGTCGCCCGGGCACCAGCTTTCAGGCGATCAATGATGCCGGTGATGAAATGCTGTTCTGGGCCGGGCATTTTGACCGGTTCAACATGTCGCAGACAGATCTGTATGCCGTCGCGCCGAATTTTACCGAGCTACTGAAAACCTGGGATCCGGATGTGGTGCATATCCATCATCTGGTTCTTTGGGGGATCGAGTTGCCGATGCTGATCCGCCGTGTTCTGCCGCATTGCCAGATAGTGATGACCTTGCATGACTACTATGCGATTTGCCCGAATGACGGGTTGATGATCCATCGAGGCACCCGTCAGCGTTATCTGGAAGCGGACCGGATTGGCAAACGTTGCGGTCTTGATGGCATTGCGCCGGAACGGTTTTCAATGCGGACGGTCAATCTGCGCAATCATCTTCGCGTTGTTGATCGCTTTCTGTCTCCAAGCGCGTTCCTGCGTGATCGCTATGTCGATTGGGGAATTGACCCGGCAAAGATAGAGGTCATGCACAACGGTCGCCCGTCCGTACCGGCCGCACCCAAACGCGATATGGGGGCCGGGATGCCAAATGTGTTTGGTTATTTCGGCAATCTGAACCCATGGAAGGGGGCGGATGTTCTGCTTGAAGCCAGTCAGAAACTGGCAGCCGATGATGTCGATTTTGAATTGCGTATTCACGGCGGGGCACCGTTCCAGACGGTTGCCTTTAATGAAAAGATTGATGGTCTTTTTGATGCAACCGGTTCGAAAGTTCACCGTATGGGGGCCTATGAACGGGCCGATATTCCCGAACTTATGGCACGTGTCGACTGGATCGTTGTGCCATCAATCTGGTGGGAAAATGCTCCGCTGGTCATTCAGGAAGCGTTCCAGCATGGCCGCCCCGTCATCACAAGCGGCATCGGCGGCATGGCTGAAATGGTCCGCGATGGTCATGACGGCATTCACGTGCGCGCCGATGATCCGGCCGATCTTGCCCGTGTGATGAAGGACTGTGCCACCAATCCGAAACTCTGGAAGAAGCTGTCGGGGCATGTGCGTCCGCCAGCCGGTATCGATGATGTCGCGCAAAAGCACCTTGTGCTGTTTCGCAAGATGATCCGTCCCGATTTCGTCGCGGCCTGA
- a CDS encoding glycosyltransferase family 2 protein, producing the protein MTEPSGMPLDGRTVVAALVDDGLALMAGVGAAMPATIDVFLNGQADAKVQASIISWRRADGPPEAAFGFVALLPMQNVSQRRLKTALFKAPGQPGEYRIESRSQGLESILSAVAEQSGSAFATVIDGVIEALLAGNPNKKRLRTVAALVRIAARSNGFIEVLGGLEEGDIYIQGWSSNFPTGRTRVIAIDEGPVLAELTSAEFQRDDLGEHASGVTGLMAGDTRINPSKLQRVYFRGRDGWFSIEVYQQRVLVALQDVPAHIRSVLDRVKAPDNILAQIRMAAHRFDGRDTVSELDRPVRIGIDFSLVIEGSGILVSGWMLDPDRAVETVMLRVGGEAVRIDDRWTRQSRPDVTNAFLNDPMFSGLNPARNSHGFLVFCPLEDTPSSDQPVYLELAISDAFPAYCPLNPTRASARQALSRVLPSLDPRSVTASNSIERQFGPMLQNMTAQNPFAIDTHDIGNFDEDAPVALIVGVDDTISDIGVTIALLGLDEVTRHLPIVIAGPAESFDQVGSDMMRLAAFYKLNVRIVFAEGVEDFCDALEVGVAATNSETIALVSAHILPHDTGWFEPLLAAYRKRGSKCVVCPTILFEDDSVRWAGTWIEGDVDGQYLSDRYVGYPRAVLADAEPTEVSAGTPECCVMPRKAFEDINGFTRGYIGPSEKGLDLALKLRMGGTASWWIPEIEVLGSEQSITSAPAWEELSHRLDRWAFDRRWSLVVSNLRSHNHAVD; encoded by the coding sequence ATGACTGAACCGTCTGGAATGCCGCTGGACGGCAGGACCGTTGTGGCCGCTTTGGTCGATGACGGGCTTGCGCTTATGGCGGGTGTCGGTGCTGCGATGCCCGCGACAATCGATGTATTCCTGAACGGTCAAGCTGATGCCAAGGTTCAGGCATCAATCATCAGCTGGCGTCGTGCCGATGGCCCACCCGAGGCTGCTTTTGGTTTTGTCGCACTTCTGCCGATGCAGAATGTATCGCAACGCCGATTGAAAACGGCCCTGTTCAAGGCACCGGGACAGCCCGGAGAATATCGGATTGAAAGCCGCTCGCAGGGACTTGAATCCATTCTATCTGCCGTGGCCGAGCAATCCGGGTCGGCATTCGCGACCGTGATTGACGGCGTTATCGAAGCGCTTCTGGCTGGCAACCCGAACAAGAAGCGTCTGCGCACTGTGGCTGCCCTTGTCCGGATTGCTGCACGAAGCAACGGCTTTATCGAAGTTCTGGGTGGTCTGGAAGAAGGCGATATTTACATTCAGGGCTGGTCGAGCAATTTCCCGACCGGCCGCACCCGCGTGATCGCGATAGACGAAGGCCCGGTTCTTGCCGAACTGACCAGTGCTGAATTTCAACGCGATGATCTTGGTGAACATGCATCGGGCGTTACCGGGCTTATGGCTGGCGACACCAGGATCAATCCGAGCAAGTTGCAGCGCGTTTATTTCCGTGGTCGTGATGGCTGGTTCTCGATCGAGGTTTATCAGCAGCGCGTGCTGGTTGCCTTGCAAGACGTGCCTGCACATATCCGTTCTGTTCTGGATCGGGTAAAGGCGCCCGATAACATCCTTGCGCAAATCCGGATGGCAGCCCATCGCTTCGATGGTCGCGATACTGTTTCCGAACTGGATCGTCCGGTGCGGATCGGGATCGACTTTTCGCTGGTGATAGAAGGCAGTGGCATTCTGGTATCGGGCTGGATGCTTGACCCGGATCGCGCGGTTGAAACCGTCATGTTGCGCGTTGGCGGTGAAGCGGTTCGGATTGATGATCGCTGGACCCGGCAGTCACGGCCCGACGTTACCAATGCATTTCTGAACGATCCGATGTTTTCGGGGCTTAACCCGGCACGCAACAGCCATGGTTTTCTGGTGTTCTGTCCGCTGGAAGATACACCGTCATCCGATCAGCCGGTTTATCTGGAACTGGCCATATCCGACGCGTTCCCGGCCTATTGCCCGCTAAATCCTACCCGTGCGTCGGCGCGACAGGCCTTGTCGCGGGTTCTGCCGTCCCTTGATCCGCGTTCGGTTACGGCATCAAACAGCATCGAACGACAGTTTGGGCCGATGTTGCAGAACATGACGGCGCAAAACCCGTTTGCCATCGATACCCATGATATCGGCAATTTCGATGAAGACGCGCCAGTTGCCCTGATCGTTGGTGTTGACGACACGATTAGCGATATCGGTGTGACTATTGCCTTGCTTGGCCTTGATGAGGTCACGCGCCATCTGCCGATTGTGATTGCAGGCCCCGCCGAAAGTTTTGATCAGGTCGGCAGCGACATGATGAGGCTGGCGGCCTTTTACAAACTTAATGTCCGCATCGTTTTTGCCGAGGGCGTCGAGGATTTCTGCGATGCGCTTGAGGTTGGCGTTGCTGCAACGAATTCCGAAACAATCGCGTTGGTGTCAGCACACATCCTGCCGCATGACACAGGCTGGTTCGAGCCATTGCTGGCGGCTTATCGCAAACGCGGCAGCAAATGCGTCGTCTGTCCGACGATCCTGTTTGAAGATGATTCCGTCCGTTGGGCAGGCACCTGGATCGAGGGCGATGTTGACGGGCAGTATTTGTCGGATCGTTATGTCGGTTATCCGCGTGCCGTTCTGGCCGACGCCGAACCGACAGAAGTCAGTGCCGGAACCCCGGAATGCTGCGTCATGCCGCGCAAGGCATTCGAAGACATAAACGGTTTTACCCGTGGCTATATTGGCCCGTCGGAAAAGGGGCTCGACCTTGCGCTGAAACTGCGCATGGGCGGAACGGCGTCATGGTGGATTCCGGAAATCGAAGTCCTGGGGAGCGAACAATCGATAACAAGCGCCCCCGCCTGGGAGGAACTTTCGCATCGTCTTGACCGCTGGGCGTTTGATCGCCGCTGGTCATTGGTCGTCTCAAATTTGCGGAGCCACAATCATGCCGTCGACTGA
- a CDS encoding glycosyltransferase family 4 protein, whose amino-acid sequence MPSTDLRVLIISHGHPSMSLGGAEVASYNLHKGLNELDGVESFYLARVGHPVPRHGASALMSLRQKDNEILYHAENYDHFLLSNGNTDEIDRDLLRFVRDYEPDVVHFHHYLGLGLETIYAIREALPDAAIFFTFHEFLTICHNHGQMVKSGGTKLCNRASPIECNGCFQNISPASFLRRERFIKAMLNLADHYVSPSDFLADRFVDWGLDRDKMSVIENGLDVKEAANTRALSKAQPRRSRFAFFGQLTMFKGADILLDAVGRVPDDIWGDDARMMIFGGNLERQPIEYQEKVHDLIEKAGERVRFYGAYQNSEMPKLMELADWTIIPSIWWENSPIVIQEAFFHGRPMICSNIGGMAEKITDGVNGLHFRVGSAEDLADRLVDALTDNKIWDRMREGIPRPPTYIDCAEQHLAQYREVLETRPMSVTPVSQHSVASTA is encoded by the coding sequence ATGCCGTCGACTGACCTGCGTGTCCTCATCATTTCTCACGGACATCCCAGCATGTCGCTGGGCGGGGCCGAAGTGGCCTCCTACAACCTGCATAAAGGCTTGAACGAACTGGACGGGGTGGAAAGCTTCTATCTGGCCCGTGTCGGTCATCCGGTGCCGCGTCACGGTGCGTCTGCACTGATGAGCTTGCGCCAGAAAGATAACGAAATCCTGTATCATGCAGAAAACTATGATCATTTTCTGCTGTCGAACGGGAATACTGACGAAATTGATCGCGATCTGTTGCGCTTTGTGCGCGATTATGAGCCGGATGTTGTGCATTTTCACCACTATCTCGGCCTCGGTTTGGAAACGATCTATGCGATCCGCGAAGCCCTGCCGGATGCGGCGATCTTCTTTACCTTCCACGAATTCCTGACGATCTGTCACAACCATGGACAGATGGTAAAAAGCGGCGGGACGAAGCTTTGCAACCGGGCAAGCCCCATCGAATGTAACGGCTGTTTCCAGAACATCTCGCCGGCATCCTTCCTGCGTCGTGAACGGTTCATCAAGGCGATGCTTAATCTGGCCGATCATTATGTGTCGCCCAGCGATTTTTTGGCGGACCGGTTTGTCGACTGGGGATTGGATCGTGACAAGATGTCGGTGATCGAAAACGGTCTGGACGTCAAGGAGGCGGCAAATACCCGGGCACTTTCCAAGGCGCAACCACGCCGGTCGCGTTTCGCGTTCTTTGGTCAACTGACCATGTTCAAGGGTGCTGATATCCTGCTTGATGCGGTGGGCCGTGTGCCTGATGACATCTGGGGGGATGATGCCCGGATGATGATCTTTGGTGGCAACCTTGAACGACAACCCATTGAATATCAGGAAAAAGTTCACGACCTGATCGAAAAGGCCGGTGAACGTGTCCGGTTCTATGGCGCTTATCAGAACAGCGAAATGCCCAAACTGATGGAGCTTGCCGACTGGACGATCATTCCGTCGATCTGGTGGGAAAATTCACCGATCGTCATTCAGGAAGCCTTCTTCCATGGGCGTCCGATGATCTGTTCCAACATCGGTGGCATGGCCGAAAAAATTACTGATGGCGTCAATGGTCTGCATTTCCGTGTCGGCAGTGCCGAAGACCTTGCCGACCGTCTTGTTGATGCCCTTACCGACAATAAAATCTGGGATCGGATGCGTGAGGGGATTCCTCGCCCGCCGACCTATATCGATTGCGCCGAGCAACATCTCGCGCAGTACCGGGAGGTTCTCGAGACCCGCCCGATGTCTGTGACTCCTGTGTCGCAGCACTCCGTCGCCAGCACGGCATAA